The segment AACTTGTGTGATTAATGTGAAAAGggtaataaatacattaaaatgACAAGAAAGAAATATGCTTGCtcttgttgcatggattaaatgaGGATACCTGATTTTGCCATTTAGTTTGGATATCTAAGTCATTCAGTTGTACTTTGTCTCTCGTACTTCAGATGCTTCTTTTTTGAGTTACACAGTTATAAATTGTAGTATGGCCtgaactttttctttttcaattagtTATGTATTGCTAGAAGGAAGGATAGAGGCTCAGAAATATTAATAAGACCGCTAAACCTGGAGAGAATAGCATAAGACGCTGTCATGTAATTTTCCTTTTGTCCTCTATTCTACCATATATGATGTATTCAGCACAGTGCATTGAGGTTAGTTTGCTGCCTTAGTATTATTTTCGAGAGTTATGTCATACCTTGTGCTTTTGTGCAGCAAGTTGCATCAAAGTTAGGACTTCCCCAAGGCTCTGTTAGGCATTATGGCTTGGATGGTGATACCAATGGAGTTATATTAATGGCTGACATTGTTCTATATGGTTCTTCCCAAGAAGAACAGGGTTTTCCTCCTTTAATTATCCGAGCCATGACCTTTGGAATCCCTGTCATCACACCTGATTTTCCTATCATCAAAAAATATGTAggtccatttaatttttttttccctcctatgtgtgtctgagagagagagagagggagagatagagagagaaagaaaagggaagggAAGGGACTTTCTATTCGTATTAGATTTTAAGTTGCTCTTATATCCAAGGTGGTTGATGGAGAGATAGAGAGAGAAAGGGAAGGGACTTTCTATTTGTATTACATTTAAAGTTGCTCTTATATCGCAGGTGGTTGATGGAGCACATTGTGTTTTTTTCCCAAAACATGATCCTGATGCTTTATTGAGGGCTTTCTCGCTTCTGATTTCGAATGGCAGACTATCTAAATTTGCTGAAACAGTTGCTTCTTCTGGAAGACTGCTTGCTAAGAATATTTTAGCATCTGAATGCATAACTGGTTATGCAAGCCTTCTGGTGAATTTACTCTATTTCCCATCAGATGTTTTGCTGCCAGGTCCTGTTTCTGAACTTCAGCAGGCATCCTGGGAGTGGAACCTTTTCAGGAAGGAAATAGAACACAGTAATTTTGATACTTCTGTAGATTCTAGTGTTGTTTATACCGTTGAGGAGGAATTGACCAAACACATTATTGATACGTCTAAGAATAGGACTGAGCTTCAGGATCAGGATGCCCTTACTGGACAAGACCTGGACCTTGTGACAGAAATAGAGAACTTTGAAGATTATGAAAGACTTGAAATGGAGGAGGTATAAAGAACTTCACTATTAGAGTACCTTGTTTTGATCCCTCCGCACTCACCTTTTTCCCATAAAATTACCGAACATTCTCAAAATTAACTGTGATGTGAACATGCTACTTTTTCCCCTTAAATCTATAGATTAATGAAAGAACGGAGAGACATCTTGGTGTATGGGATGAGATATATCGAAATGCTCGGAAATCTGAGAAGCTGAGGTTTGAGGCCAACGAAAGAGATGAGGGAGAGCTAGAAAGGACAGGTCAACCTGTATGCATATATGAGATCTATAGTGGAGCTGGGGCCTGGCCATTCTTGCACCATGGATCGTTGTACCGTGGGCTAAGTCTTGTGAGTTTCTCCTAATCCAtacttaatatttcatctttTTATCAATCTTTCTTATACTTCATCAACTTCTTGTAAGTGTTTTGTTATTTGTGACGaggaaaatttatgttttaacTCACACTGCAGAAATTATTGTATGAACAATATATTCATATGGTTCTTGATGAAAATGCTTCTAGTTTTCTTTTGTTATTATTGGGCAACTTTAGTCTTCTTGAAAAGGGTGGGATGCATATGATTGTCAAGAGTCTGACATGCAATTTTGCTACTAGAGAAAACCTTATGTATAGATAATAGTTCCGACCGTCAACATTATCTCACCTCTTTCCTTTTTGCTTTCTTAATGTAGTCTACTTCTCTATTCATGACTGATTTCCTGTAGTTTGTACTTCATGTTAGTCTCCTCTCCCATTTTATAGGAGCTTTTCTTTTACTTTGTGTGTCTACTGAAAAATGATGTATGTGAAATAAGTACTTTCTATTTTTTGTAACTGTTCATTTTATATGCCAGTCTAGAAGAGCAAGGAGGTTGACATCAGATGATGTGGATGCAGTTGGCCGACTTCCGCTTTTGAATAGCACTTACTATAGGGATTTATTATGTGAAGTTGGAGGAATGTTCTCTATTGCAAATAGGGTGGATAGCATTCACAAGAGACCTTGGATTGGTTTTCAATCATGGCAAGCTGCTGGTAGGAAGGTATTCCTTATATTGATATTTAACATGGTGTTCATATGTTGAATATTGGCTGGGGTTTCATGAACCAATTCTTGTTTTCTGTTTTCTtattgtttcttttttctttttggttttttttttggggttgggGGGGGGGAGTTTCAATAGACTGTAGTAATGGTAACTGTCCTTTTTAAAGGTGTGTGTGTGTGCCTCTCCTTTGGGAAGAGGTAATGTGGGCTATTGCGGTTATTTGGGGATGGTTTGAAGGTGAACTTATCCCCATTGATCTCATTATTTAATACCTTCAAGCATGGAGGATTTTAGAGGATGGTACTCTGATTGATTATTTCCATCTTATACCCCTCAATATTTAACATACCATCCCAAGTTGCAGATGGCTTAAACTTCACTTGCTTTTCTCTCCACTACGCTCAAAATAAATATACAAATGGTTGTTCACTCTCATGCTATCATCTTCCTATCTGTTTACCGTCTTTTACCTTTAAAATGCTGATATACTGTTTAAagcaaaaaaattgaaaaagttcctGAAACTAAAGAGATCCATTTTTGCTATCTCTTGCTTCAAGGCTACAAGTATCAATTTTTAGAGTATACTATTGACTGCCCAGTCTTTTCTTGAAATAGGTTTCATTGTCCACAAAAGCTGAAAAAGTTCTAGAAGAAACAATACAAAGAAGTAAAGGAGATGCAATGTACTTTTGGGCACACCTTGACGCTGATGGTGGAGGTGAAGGAAGCAGTGATTCACTCACATTTTGGTCGATGTGTGACATATTAAATGCTGGACACTGCAGGTTGGTTTTACCTAATATTGGTTGACTACATAATTATTAAACATACTTGGTGACAGATTTATCTGTTACACCTTGCTGATGCCAAGACTTGCACCTCAATTTTCTACAAGTCGAGTGAGGGTCTTTGTGCTTGCTATCTTTTGATGTTGTCTATATAGAGATTCTCTCTTCTACAACAAGTTGCTTTCTCCCAGGTTTCTTTTTCCTATTAAAATGATGTTCGAATCAAATTTGTCAATGTTTTTTCCTGAAGCCATCATggtaccttttttttttctcttataaATATGAAACCAAGGAAAGCATCATCAAGATAGATGGGGTTGTGAAGAGGCAATCATTAGCTGTGATTTGGGCCTGATCCTTGGCATCTTTTATCAGCTGTTAGGTCTGGCCTGACTAAAGTTCAACATTTCCATTTTTTTCCTGTCAGTGTTGTCAAGGCCACAACGCTAGAACCCTCATATTGCCTCTGGTGCAAGGCGCAAAAAATGTGCTTGCCCGAGTGAAGTAAAGTACAGTATTTGTATGTATGAGATTTTGCAAGTTTGTGTGTGTATATCTATACCATATAAAGCTTAAGATATATGGTAAACTCTAAAGTATGGTCTAGTTTTTCTACGGAACATGCAATTTTTTAATTGATCAATATGCAATGTTTGTTGCTGAATGCTCAAGTATTGAGAAGTATATAGTTTGACATGATCCCTTTCTTACTAGTAAAGATATGTCAAAGGagaattgtgaaaaataaaagaaatttaagGGAAATTCAATCAGGTGTACATAAAAGTGTGCCTAGGCACATGCCTAGTCTACCTAATGGAAAGGACCTTCCCTGGAAGGGACTGAGGTGATTTTGTTGAATAATGCTAAGGCACAAGGCAGGCACAGCTAGGTGCACGCCTTGACTGCACTGTTTTCTGTTTGTTGGGCCAAGATCAGGTTCAATGGGTGAGAAGATGCTCAAAGGTCATTGGCCGGGATTCGCTTCATGCCTGTTCTATTCAAAGCTCAACATTTGTTGTTTTTGAACTTGGCAGTCAGGTTTAATAGGCTTGAAGGTGAACATTGATATGAACCTTAGGAGAACCACACCTCAGAAACTTAATTATTAGGATGGGAGAGCCTGGTTCCAAATAAATCTCACAAGAAAATCCTGTACTTTTTATGTGGGATTGAAGTCTCATACCTAGTAACTAGGTGCCTGTTTGGGCTATGGCTTTGTGCTGCTTATTCTAACCCCAGGCGAACACTACTATTTCAGCATCACCATGTGGGTTGCATGATTGCATTTGAGGGATATGATGGATAGCTCTGATGTCAATTGATTTGAACTTAGGAGAACCACACTTTAGAAGTTAGATATTAGAATGGGATAGCTCAAGTCAGTAGAAATCCTAGATGGATTTCCTGTACATTTGAGGAGGCTGGATCTACATTGGTCAGTGACTTAGTTAACTCGACAAACAACTGCTTTGTGATTTAACTTGCAATAGATTTGTGTGCGTAGTAGATGACTCTTGTTACTATATGAAAAGTATATGAGTGGCTTTGATGCTTTAAATGCCTGCAGAACTGCTTTTGAAAATGCCTTCCGCAAGATGTATAACTTGCCAGTGGATATGGAAGCTCTTCCTCCCATGCCCCAAGATGAAGGTCACTGGTCTTCCTTGCACAGCTGGGTGATGCCAACCAAGTCCTTTTTGGAGTTTGTTATGTTTTCACGGTAATTTACCGagttttctaattttattgaaTCTTATCTCTCAAAATCCTTCTAGAGCACAGTACTGTCAGTGATGACTGGAAATCTATATGATTCAACTGCAGGATGTTTGTTGATTCTCTCGATGCCTTGCAGTCCAATTCTAGTGAGGCTAATATGTGTTTGTTGGGTTCCACATATCTTGAGGTAAGCTCTTTTGTTCATACAAGGGATTTAAATAGCATTGTAACACGACATTATGGCCATTATTTTACTGTTTCAGCTGTGTCTGCCATTGATATTCATGGTCAATAATTCATTATGCCTGCAACTACATTAAACATGACTGCCAAAAATCCATCCACAGCAGCAATTTAAATCCTTGTGGCTATAACATTTGTAGGTTCCAAAATTCCATTGAGAGTCTAATCTAACGCTGCTCTTCTCGGTTTATTTGGCAGAAAAAACAATGTTACTGTCGGGTACTGGAACTCTTGGTCAATGTTTGGGCTTACCATAGTGGGCGGAGGATGGTCTACGTTGAGCCACACTCTGGTTTGCTTGAAGAGCAACATCCAGTTGAACAACGGAAAGAATTTATGTGGGCTAGATACTTTAACTTCACATTATTGAAGTCCATGGATGAAGATCTAGCTGAGGCTGCAGACGATGCTGACCATCCGAGGAAGGTGTGGTTGTGGCCATTGACCGGGGAAGTGCATTGGCAAGGAATTTATGAGAGGGAGAGAGAAGAGAGATAccggttgaagatggacaaaaagaGGAAAACTAAAGAGAAATTATTGGAAAGGATGAGGAATGGGTATAGGCAGAGACCACTTGGATTATAGGATACTTAGAAGCTAAATCAGATGACCGTATTCTAAGTCTAACCTAGAGACAGTGAACTCCTAACACGAATGCTGAACCCCTTTTACTTTTCTCAACCCGGGGAAGCCGGAAAAACGACTGCAGACAAGAGAAGGCGAGTTAAAATCTAACAGCTTTCAAGACATTCTATTCTTCCAATTCTTTTTTATCAAGTAAATTGCTTCCAAGAATCTGAGGGGAGACAAAAATAGCTTCCTAGTGTTTTTGTGGTTCGCTAGCGACTCAAGCTGATTTACGGGGATATCTCAGGAGACAGAGCATACCGGTTCCGGGATTTTGGTTAAGAGGGTGACGATTATGGTAATTCTTTTCCACCATACAAGAACATTCAATTTAATGAtgcatctcttttctttttcttctttcttttttttttttttccttttttaatctTGTTTTCACAAAAAAAATTTGGATATTTCATAGGCAATGTTGATCAGAGTTATATAGTTTAGTTTCTGCCGAGTCTttgctttattattattattattattattttatttcattgatGATAGTTTTGATAAAGCAAATTTTATAATCGGATATTTGAAGAAATAATTTTCCATCCTGAATTGATGTTCTGAAATTGGCGCCATGTAGGTTAGGGTGTAAAGGAGACAGTGGTTCTTACTAGCTACGGGGTTCGGTATGAAAAATATTTGAATTAGTTTTGTTGAGCTGAGTTGAAGCTCGAGGAAAGCTGAGTTTAAACGGCTTAATGCCTTGGTCGAGGTGGTTTGCAGATCTAGCCGGACTTtggtttttaatataattttaactaGTATTGAAAAATCTTATAGCTCGCACGTAAATATTTGAGTTCCGAGTATaagaatttttattgaatttacaaTTAGGAgtttgagatatatatatatatatatatattattttgaaatcaGGTTCTCAATGATTTGATTTGGGCCGATTTCTTTGCTTATATCTGAATCCCCCCATTATATCAATAATTAAGagcagaaaaataaaaaaaagaagaagctttgAATCATCTCTAATATTGGTAATATAAGAGAGTAAATTTCCATATTCTGATGTAAATTAATGCAAAAGATATAAACGTACGTATTACTTAATGAGAAATAATATTTCGGCAAGATGTATActtaaaagattttaaaaataaatttaaacagtTTCATTTTAATGCCATTTCATTATGTTGTTTGCTGTTTATAGgtttcaaatataaataaaagaaatgcaaTATATTTCAGTTAAACACTCTATTCATGGGCTTACATTttgtgatttttatttctatatttgatttatatatatgcacatatatatttGAGCTAGTTTGATTTAAGTCATTGATGTCCTCTGATTTTTACTTTATTATTGTTCCTATTATATAATTTACTGTTTGATGAATGTTTTTAGGATTATTTGATTTTTACTCTATGCTTGTTATAAATTTTTCTCTTATTCTTTCCTCCTACAAATTTAACGTTTATTGGATATTTTTAGGTGGTtggcaaaaaagaaaaaaaagtattttTAGGAATGAATTTTTTAGATGTGTTTTCAatgttcaatatatatatatatatatatatatatatatatatagatatagaaACTAAAGGGAGCATTTGGAGGACAAAAGAATAAAGAAGAAACAATAGTGTAGCTTAATCTAAATAATAAGTTAAACTATATGTATAAAAAAGTTAaactaataataaatatattgatacaaaataatttttaatatgttaTGAATAGTtcgaccaaaaaaaaaaaagaatatgttATGAATAGTGATTGGAGTTTATAGGTGGGTCCAAACCTGGCCCGTATTAAACTTGTCCAAGGAACATCTGAATTCTTCTTTGCGACCGGCCTATTATTATTTCGATGACTTGCTTTATACAAATATatccaagaaaagaaaagaaatctgAGCGTAGGTATAACTAATTTAAATGGTTAATATCTTTACCATctttttttcaattaatttattagGGAAGGACAGACCTGTCTAAGAGTATGGTTGTCCCTTCAGCTTGATTTGGGTAGAATTTGAATAaacatttttatgctttgatttggtTCAGTTTAGtacaaatttaattttaataataatatttttaaatcaaaatttaattataaaaatataaaataacaattatattatatttataatattttattaattttaataataaaataaactttttGGGTCAATGAacttgaatttgaaaaatattttagaattaaatctcaacccaatccaacataaaggtaaacaaaacttgattcaactcgaaaaaatcgattttttttttaaattttgagttaaacgaatcgagttatttgagttaactcaaaattttttttttcgaatttcaacttcgaatttagtttaattttcaaaatcaaataactcaaataatttaaataaactgAATactaaactataatattttatatttttaccccaaacctttttacttttcctCCAATACTTTTACTCCCTTCCACTTTCCCCCAAATTTTTACTCCTCTCTCATCTCACCcccatctaccccaaacccattttctccccaattttttttttgaatatttctcctctatttacttttccccaaaattttactccccgtCTCTCAAAACTTTTTTCACCCTTTACCCCCAAATAAAAAATCATCCCAAAAAACTCTAAatctaaatagtaataattttatttatatctactattgatattgttaaattaaatttcacatttgtacttttatattattgaattgcttaatcatattaaatctttataatttctgttaaaattgaattattgataatgccataaaatattagtgttaaaattttatgttaatatcaatttcacattttatctttaagataacttttatttaaaatcacatttttatatttaatatatttttaatttcaaaatacatagtgacgAAAATCAAAAGATAATTAAAACAACCAAGCAAGCAAATAAGCTAACctgtatataaaataataataaataaattatgaggagatgaaagttaataacaaatttgattatgaTGAGTGACAGCGGTTACAAGGATCTAAagtcattttttaaaaatttaactcgaacaaatgtATTCGATTCAACTCAATTTGAATTCCATATCACTCGACTCGagtcgagaaaatttcaaatcgagttagaatgataaaataggattcaccaactcgattaactcaaaattttttatttaattcaatttgatcgaacgctcacccctaaCCTAACCTATAAACACCTCTAAAAAATATATGTTACTGTTTCATACTTAAATCTACTAAAAGACTAAAAGTCGTTTTTGTCTCTTCATTTTTGAAATCAAATTATTTAGCAAATTTTCAACTTCAAAACCTCTTTTTATATAAGCTTTATATAAGTGAATCTATCTACTAGGAACCAgattaaataatttctttaatattaaataaattaatttagttcCTATATTAGAAAAAGAATTGAATAAGGTTGAATTTTAATAGAGTTAACATTTCTTGTTTAAAAAAACATGAAATTATAGTTCAACTCTcaataaattattttgaaaatttttattaatagTGTAGTTTACATGTCATTTTTAAACAACAAATATTAACTCTATTAAAATTAACCTCATTTGGTtccttttattaatttataaattaaattaatttatttaataataaaatactaattTAATAAAATCCTTATAATAGAAGTACTTTACAAATATTTTCAGCTCTTAATATACTACGGGCATAGGTAAATATTAGGTAAAACATTTATCTCTTTAATTATAggatgttttattaaatattaaattcaacATCTTTATTTAATTATATGCAATTAATATTGATTGGGTTTATAATTGTTTTTCTGAACGGTTCCAACAGAATTCATTATTATAAGAATAATTAACAGAAGAAAAACTAACAATTAATACAAGGTATgataaatttagtcctcaatgtttagatttttaatttgaccttaattttgttttttgagctaaatttgacaatcaatctttaaaaaaaaagtcaATTTGCTTTTTAACATCAGAATTCCTATTGCACTAGAGTAAAGAGCTTTTTCCATTTGTGCCTTTTATTTGAAAGTTTTGGGGCACATTCCTTTTCTTAGGCTTTTGCCTTTTGTAACAGGAGTATCAATTTACTTACAATCTTGCATTCTAAATCATTTGAAGATTTTTTCTTAATGTATGACTCTTGTGTAAGAGTTATTAGCCTCCTAAGGCTATCTCGAATAAATTATACTCCAAGAATGTAAATTGCTTCTCCCTTGTCCTTCATTTCACAAATTGAGGACAACTATATTTTTTCAACTACACAATACTCCTTTACTACAAGTCATGCCTTGTAACTCTTGATCGCCCCATTAGATTCACACTTTAATCTAGGAACCCATTTGTTCCTAATTGTGTTGCATCCCTTTGATAGACCAGCCAATTCCAAACATTGCTTGTTCTCAATAACTCCATTTTTATTTCATTGCCTTCATCCATTTATCTTTTGCATTAGAAGAAAGAGCTTTTGTCATATTTCTAAGTTCCTTATATTTTTTTTTGGGTAATCAAGAATGCTTCTCTCTCTAAGTCAAAACAACATTGAGGTATATTTCCATGATTACTTTAGAGGGTACTTAACACATAAGCAGATAATAATAAAACATCACCCAAAAAGAAGACAGGAAAATTTGCTTAGGCCATCATGGACTTGACCATTTCCAGAAGTGTTTTATTTCTTCTCTCCGCAATACCATTTTTTTGTGGAGTTCTCAGAATGGTTTACTGCCTATTTATCCCTTTTTCATCACAATTTCTTGAATTGATCAGACAAATATTCACGTGCTCAGTTGACCCTTAATGTCTTTACTTTTTATATAATTGATTTTCCACCAAAGTAACATATTTTTTTAAGCATATCAATGCTTCAAATTTGTGAGAAATCACATAAACAACACTGAAGCATGTATAGTAATCTATAAAAGTTATGTAGTATACTCCTTAACTTCATAccttatgtaacaccctaaactcgacctagacgttatggtcaaatctAGAGAGTTACTATGATCCATTTTGAGAGGTCcaactttttataatttaaaattcaaacaAACCAATATCATTTTAACAGATAAGAAAAAACAGTAAAATCCAATATTTGAAAACAACATTTCAAATAGTCTGCATAGTATAAATCTAGATAGAATGGTAGAATTGCAGATACCGGAATGACCAAGCTCCGGACGCACCGACCTGCCTAAGTCTGAGGGTTACCTGAAATTCAAACAAATAGACAAAATGAGC is part of the Gossypium arboreum isolate Shixiya-1 chromosome 5, ASM2569848v2, whole genome shotgun sequence genome and harbors:
- the LOC108473713 gene encoding uncharacterized protein LOC108473713; amino-acid sequence: MGRSSSPPGLDGDGNQNGKNNAINNNSDTNNNNNDQGFYSIRDRFPFKRNPGHSRDRIKQYSLLERPLVRNRARFNRKGLLHFPFRGIYLFYFLIFFSVFAFSVASMVMQSSITAMLFRQGGERSWRRSIREGLRFGSSLKFMPAGISRLVAEGGGLDPMRSSDRIGLRGPRLALILGNMKKNSQSLMLVTVVKSLQRLGYVFKIYALDSGEARGMWENLSSQFSFFGPEQFGHIDWSMFEGVIADSLGAKEAISSLMQEPFDTVPLIWIVQEDTLAKRLPVYEEKGLQHLVLNWKTAFTRANVILFPDFTLPMLYSMLDTGNFHVIPGSPVDVWGAESYSKTHEKQQLRKDNGFSMDDMVVLVVGSSFIYDELSWDYAVALQTIGPLLQRYTWRNDAGGSFKFIFLSGNSTDGYNDALQQVASKLGLPQGSVRHYGLDGDTNGVILMADIVLYGSSQEEQGFPPLIIRAMTFGIPVITPDFPIIKKYVVDGAHCVFFPKHDPDALLRAFSLLISNGRLSKFAETVASSGRLLAKNILASECITGYASLLVNLLYFPSDVLLPGPVSELQQASWEWNLFRKEIEHSNFDTSVDSSVVYTVEEELTKHIIDTSKNRTELQDQDALTGQDLDLVTEIENFEDYERLEMEEINERTERHLGVWDEIYRNARKSEKLRFEANERDEGELERTGQPVCIYEIYSGAGAWPFLHHGSLYRGLSLSRRARRLTSDDVDAVGRLPLLNSTYYRDLLCEVGGMFSIANRVDSIHKRPWIGFQSWQAAGRKVSLSTKAEKVLEETIQRSKGDAMYFWAHLDADGGGEGSSDSLTFWSMCDILNAGHCRTAFENAFRKMYNLPVDMEALPPMPQDEGHWSSLHSWVMPTKSFLEFVMFSRMFVDSLDALQSNSSEANMCLLGSTYLEKKQCYCRVLELLVNVWAYHSGRRMVYVEPHSGLLEEQHPVEQRKEFMWARYFNFTLLKSMDEDLAEAADDADHPRKVWLWPLTGEVHWQGIYEREREERYRLKMDKKRKTKEKLLERMRNGYRQRPLGL